From the Musa acuminata AAA Group cultivar baxijiao chromosome BXJ3-7, Cavendish_Baxijiao_AAA, whole genome shotgun sequence genome, one window contains:
- the LOC103991833 gene encoding uncharacterized protein LOC103991833 → MALYNTSDALMCRVFHTTLRDPARMWYSRLRPTSIASFNQLAKEFVLNFLASVRPKPSAALLLNPSQKDDEPLSHFLTHFATKVWGLPDAHPFLIMQAFLMGLQPSIFFWSLVERSSMAIPEMLQRVNQYVATEALMIKKKGLLKAPNPMKAPHELRDHSKYYRFHCDYGHDTEECHDLKNQIKELINRGHLGHYIRRPRELSPCPSGPIEKQIDVISGGLASGGDSMVGRKAYARAVVEKRPRQPQAPEITFSTRETKYPEHDDALVISTSIANAQVKRIMVDTGSFIDILYFAAFRKLSLTKEDLTPMLSALTRFTSDSISPLDTTILPVTLAEESKSKTIMVTFMVVELLNKFKAIISMYHRAIKFPTQAKIGEARSDPRESRQCYMAAIALPKMLKHKQSIVDPRDVTKPLLCPEPTEHTQEVPLHSNRLDMVVKVESELPEEREKLINLLIENANVFAWSLVEMPMIDRGVAQHHLNVGYNQIKMTLEDQEHTTFITNRGVYFYKVMPFGLKNIKTAYQRMMNKMFAHQIGRNMELADLVERFRMLRKFGMRLNPTKCTFRVNSGNFLDFIIHRRGIDANLEKVQAIINMQPPRSVKEMQCLTERLIALA, encoded by the exons ATGGCCCTATACAACACCTCGGACGCCCTCATGTGTAGGGTATTCCACACCACACTTCGAGACCCAGCTCGGATGTGGTACAGTCGACTTAGACCGACCTCCATTGCCTCCTTCAACCAGTTGGCCAAGGAGTTTGTGCTCAACTTTTTAGCCAGCGTGCGACCGAAGCCATCTGCGGCCCTGCTCCTCAATCCCAGCCAGAAGGATGACGAACCACTTTCTCATTTCTTGACTCATTTTGCTACTAAAGTCTGGGGGCTACCTGACGCtcacccctttttgataatgcaaGCATTCTTAATGGGACTTCAGCCTTCCATATTCTTCTGGTCGCTGGTCGAGCGGTCATCGATGGCTATCCCTGAGATGCTTCAACGTGTGAACCAGTATGTAGCGACCGAGGCACTAATG ATCAAGAAGAAGGGACTCTTGAAGGCACCTAACCCAATGAAGGCCCCACATGAGCTCAGAGATCACTCCAAGTACTATCGATTTCATTGCGACTACGGGCATGACACTGAGGAGTGTCACGACTTGAAGAACCAGATCAAGGAGCTCATCAATCGGGGACACCTGGGTCACTATATTAGAAGACCACGAGAATTATCACCATGCCCCTCGGGTCCGATTGAGAAGCAGATTGATGTGATTAGTGGCGGCTTAGCATCGGGTGGGGATAGCATGGTGGGACGAAAGGCTTACGCCCGAGCAGTAGTGGAAAAGCGTCCGAGGCAACCGCAAGCACCAGAAATCACATTCTCGACAAGGGAAACCAAGTACCCTGAACATGATGATGCATTGGTAATCTCGACTAGTATTGCCAATGCTCAGGTTAAAAGGATCATGGTGGACACCGGGAGTTTCATCGACATCCTATACTTCGCCGCCTTTCGGAAGCTTAGCCTGACCAAGGAAGACCTTACGCCAATGTTGTCGGCGCTTACCAGATTTACAAGTGATTCCATTTCACCTCTCGACACTACCATCCTACCAGTCACCCTAGCGGAAGAGTCGAAGTCCAAGACGATCATGGTGACCTTCATGGTGGTGGAGCTCCTTAACAAGTTCAAAGCTATCATCTCCATGTACCACCGGGCAATAAAATTCCCGACCCAAGCTAAGATCGGGGAAGCAAGGAGTGACCCTCGGGAATCCCGACAATGTTACATGGCAGCCATTGCGTTGCCCAAGATGCTAAAGCACAAACAATCTATCGTCGACCCTCGAGACGTCACCAAGCCGTTGCTGTGCCCTGAGCCAACCGAGCACACTCAAGAGGTCCCGCTACACAGCAACCGACTAGACATGGTCGTCAAGGTCGAGTCGGAGCTCCCAGAGGAGCGAGAGAAGCTTATCAACCTACTAATTGAAAATGCCAATGTCTTCGCTTGGTCGCTAGTGGAAATGCCCATGATTGACCGGGGGGTTGCACAACACCACTTGAATGTCG GATACAACCAAATCAAGATGACACTAGAGGATCAGGAACATACTACTTTCATCACAAATCGAGGTGTCTACTTCTACAAGGTTATGCCATTCGGGCTGAAAAATATCAAGACAGCCTACCAAAGAAtgatgaacaagatgttcgcccaccagatcgggaggaacatggag CTCGCGGACCTCGTCGAAAGATTCAGGATGTTACGAAAGTTTGGCATGCGCCTCAACCCTACCAAGTGCACCTTCAGAGTCAACTCGGGGAATTTCCTTGACTTTATCATCCATAGGAGGGGAATAGATGCAAACCTGGAGAAAGTTCAAGCCATCATCAACATGCAACCTCCCCGCTCGGTGAAGGAGATGCAGTGCTTGACCGAGAGGCTCATCGCCCTGGCTTAG
- the LOC135642803 gene encoding histone H1-like: MRSIDPRLVAVVQSAFSLLTSALYLNASPLHSLPVVAPPQLLSPRLQSLFSQPSRSRNIILVMAQDEATAAAAEEPVADSAPSDPPMEDDADAAAEGAKQAKKRKAKAPRETKAKKKPAAPRKPPAHPPYADMITEAIVTLKERTGSSQYAIQKFIEDEHKGRLPGNFRKILLGHLKRLTDSGKLKKLKNSYKLAAAAPASSSSSSTAAPAKLKPKAKPKPPAKKPPTSAKTKPKAKPAAAAKPKPKPKPKAKAAAPAKPKAKPAAAAGKTRAKRKAPAPAKPKPAAVKPKAAATRPKPKAPTRPAKVAKTSAKGSPVKKASAAAAKKKAAAAAALKTRRAAAPTTRKAAAKRATRK, translated from the exons ATGCGGAGTATCGATCCGAGGCTTGTAGCCGTGGTCCAATCAGCTTTCAGCCTCCTCACTTCCGCCTTGTATTTAAATGCGTCGCCGCTACATTCGCTTCCCGTCGTCGCCCCTCCTCAATTGCTATCCCCCCGCCTCCAATCTCTCTTCTCTCAGCCCTCGAGGTCCCGTAATATAATCCTTGTAATGGCGCAGGATGAGGCCACTGCTGCTGCGGCCGAGGAGCCCGTGGCCGATTCCGCCCCCTCCGACCCTCCGATGGAGGATGACGCGGACGCCGCCGCGGAAGGTGCCAAGCAGGCCAAGAAGAGGAAGGCCAAGGCCCCCAGGGAGACCAAGGCCAAGAAGAAGCCCGCTGCCCCTCGAAAACCACCCGCCCACCCGCCCTACGCTGAT ATGATCACGGAGGCGATCGTGACGCTGAAGGAGCGCACTGGGTCGAGCCAGTACGCGATCCAGAAGTTCATCGAGGACGAGCACAAGGGTCGCCTCCCCGGAAactttcggaagattctcctcggcCACCTGAAGAGGCTCACCGACTCCGGGAAGCTCAAGAAATTGAAGAACTCTTACAAGCTTGCGGCCGCGgccccggcgtcgtcgtcatcctCCTCCACCGCTGCCCCGGCCAAGCTAAAGCCGAAGGCCAagccaaagccacccgccaagaAACCGCCCACCTCTGCCAAAACGAAGCCCAAGGCAAAGCCCGCAGCTGCCGCAAAGCCGAAGCCCAAACCGAAGCCGAAGGCCAAGGCTGCCGCTCCCGCCAAGCCGAAGGCTAAACCCGCCGCAGCGGCGGGGAAGACCAGGGCGAAACGAAAAGCTCCGGCGCCCGCGAAGCCGAAGCCGGCGGCTGTGAAGCCCAAGGCCGCTGCAACCAGGCCGAAGCCCAAGGCGCCCACGCGGCCAGCTAAGGTAGCGAAGACCTCCGCCAAGGGTTCGCCCGTTAAAAAGGCGTCAGCGGCGGCGGCGAAGaagaaggcggcggcggcggcagcgttaAAGACGAGGAGGGCGGCGGCACCGACGACGAGGAAGGCGGCGGCGAAGAGGGCGACGAGGAAGTAA
- the LOC135642804 gene encoding derlin-2.2-like, with product MAQAVEEWYKQMPIITRSYLTAAVVTTVGCSLEIISPHNLYLNPKLIVQQYEIWRLVTNFLYFRKMDLDFLFHMFFLARYCKLLEENSFRGRTADFFFMLLFGATVLTGIVLIGGMIPYFSETFANIVFLSNSLTFMMVYVWSKHNPFIHMSFLGLFTFTAAYLPWVLLGFSILVGSSTWVDLLGMIAGHAYFFLEDVYPRMTGRRPLKTPSFITALFAHETVVVAEPRNARFAPPAQDVHQD from the exons ATGGCGCAAGCGGTGGAGGAGTGGTACAAGCAGATGCCCATCATCACGCGGTCGTACCTCACGGCCGCGGTCGTTACTACCGTCGGATGCTCTCTCGAA ATCATATCGCCTCACAATTTGTATCTGAATCCGAAGCTCATAGTTCAGCAGTATGAGATATGGCGCCTCGTAACAAACTTCCTCTACTTCCGGAAAATGG ATTTGGACTTCCTATTCCACATGTTTTTCCTTGCTCGGTACTGCAAGTTGCTTGAGGAGAACTCCTTTAGGGGCAGGACAGCAGATTTCTTCTTCATGCTTTTATTTGGTGCAACTGTTTTAACTGGGATTGTTCTCATTGGAGGGATGATACCATATTTTTCTGAGACCTTTGCAAATATTGTGTTCCTGAGTAATTCGTTGACATTCATGATG GTCTATGTATGGAGCAAACATAATCCTTTTATTCACATGAGTTTCTTGGGTCTTTTCACTTTCACGGCTGCTTATCTACCATGG GTTCTACTGGGGTTCTCTATTCTTGTTGGCAGCAGCACGTGGGTGGACCTCTTG GGTATGATAGCAGGTCATGCATATTTTTTCCTTGAGGATGTCTATCCACGGATGACAGGACGCCGACCCTTAAAGACTCCTTCCTTCATCACAGCATTATTTGCACATGAGACTGTGGTGGTGGCCGAACCACGAAATGCAAGATTTGCACCTCCGGCACAAGATGTTCATCAGGATTAA
- the LOC135643776 gene encoding F-box protein At5g07610-like: MEKKKKTKQSSMASMANSLKAKRRRLSHSKCSKSSLPNDLLIPILSRLPVKSALRFRCVSKEWLALLSDRGPYSIRYLRPTMYGFFYRRRLVRSLQYAPIHPYRDQHLDIKRLTSHLPDHDNLFLLDSCNGLLLFLCVVGDNSFKSMIVCNPFGDEKTNWVIIHLNVALTHLPVGRRFISARLDFHRHDSPQFKCLLFFEDQQANQQSLPWFTILSTNTDQQQNVYVLPQRGLPPLDFYDGTADDDYPKLCIIHDDDTDYAICPSPATSLEGGVRSLMGLSGGVPHYALCNPYDLQIWVLASENGHRTWNLKHTHSNQPLINLHNESYRRHRHDDDRSAYSIAPLGFHPDLDVIFMQIEWRIYALHLTSGSLEEVAGERGANPYGERFLFYPFTMDPSVSLGDKREYHMEIPDMNQA; this comes from the coding sequence atggagaagaagaagaagacgaaacaGTCGAGCATGGCTTCCATGGCCAACTCGTTGAAGGCAAAAAGGCGACGACTCAGCCACAGCAAGTGTAGCAAATCTAGTCTCCCTAATGACCTGTTGATTCCGATACTCTCCCGGTTGCCCGTGAAGTCCGCCCTCCGGTTCCGCTGCGTTTCCAAAGAGTGGCTTGCCCTCCTCTCCGACCGCGGCCCTTACTCCATCAGATACCTACGTCCCACCATGTACGGCTTCTTCTACCGACGCCGCCTCGTACGGTCCTTGCAGTACGCGCCCATTCACCCTTACAGAGATCAGCACTTGGATATCAAGAGACTCACCTCTCATCTACCTGACCATGACAACTTGTTTCTGCTGGATAGCTGCAATGGTTTGCTTCTCTTCCTTTGCGTAGTAGGAGACAATAGCTTTAAGTCGATGATCGTCTGCAACCCTTTCGGGGATGAGAAGACCAATTGGGTGATCATCCACTTGAATGTCGCACTCACACATCTACCCGTGGGACGTCGATTTATCTCGGCGAGGTTGGATTTCCATCGACATGACTCCCCTCAGTTCAAGTGCCTCCTCTTCTTCGAGGACCagcaagcgaatcagcagtcgctTCCTTGGTTTACGATTTTGTCCACCAACACTGATCAGCAGCAAAACGTCTATGTTTTACCCCAGCGTGGATTGCCGCCATTAGACTTTTACGACGGTACCGCCGATGATGATTACCCGAAGCTGTGCATCATCCACGACGACGATACAGATTACGCGATATGCCCATCGCCGGCGACAAGCTTAGAAGGAGGGGTTAGGAGTCTCATGGGACTATCCGGTGGAGTCCCTCACTATGCTTTATGCAATCCGTACGATCTGCAAATTTGGGTCCTTGCGAGCGAGAATGGCCACAGAACATGGAACTTGAAGCACACTCATAGCAATCAGCCTCTCATCAATCTACACAATGAATCCTACCGACGCCACAGGCATGACGACGACAGAAGCGCCTATTCCATCGCGCCATTGGGATTCCACCCCGACCTCGATGTTATCTTTATGCAGATTGAGTGGAGGATATACGCTCTCCATCTTACCAGCGGTTCCTTGGAAGAGGTGGCCGGGGAAAGAGGTGCAAATCCCTATGGGGAAAGGTTTTTGTTCTATCCCTTCACCATGGATCCTTCTGTAAGCTTGGGGGACAAACGAGAATACCATATGGAAATTCCTGATATGAACCAAGCATAA